In a single window of the Neorhodopirellula lusitana genome:
- a CDS encoding AraC family transcriptional regulator produces MESTRMKERFFAQLGPSDQVFALFDHLPGLSFFVKDREGRFMALNRRGCEYCGVAFESEAIGKTDYDFFPKSRADEYRADDAIVMDSGEPISNRVESAPEDAGSPRLVMTSKVPLRDRKGRVIGVSGISRQIERIQTPSGTVDAFANVMEHLHRHFADSLSTEQLAEMAGLSVSHFERRFRHAFGASPRQYLVRIRVEHAAKLLRETPKTVSEIAHSCGFYDHAHFSRSFRRIMNLSPTEYRRS; encoded by the coding sequence ATGGAAAGTACCAGGATGAAGGAGAGGTTTTTCGCTCAACTGGGCCCCAGCGACCAAGTCTTCGCCTTATTCGATCACCTGCCGGGCTTGAGCTTCTTCGTCAAAGATCGCGAGGGGCGGTTCATGGCGCTTAACCGTCGAGGGTGCGAGTATTGCGGTGTGGCGTTTGAGTCTGAAGCGATTGGAAAGACGGACTATGACTTTTTTCCCAAGTCACGTGCGGACGAGTATCGAGCCGACGATGCCATTGTGATGGACTCGGGGGAACCGATTTCCAATCGAGTGGAAAGCGCCCCCGAAGATGCCGGTTCGCCTCGGCTTGTGATGACCAGCAAGGTTCCGCTTCGAGATCGCAAGGGTCGAGTGATTGGGGTTTCGGGGATATCACGACAGATCGAACGCATTCAAACGCCTTCGGGTACCGTCGACGCGTTCGCCAATGTGATGGAGCATTTGCATCGGCACTTTGCCGATAGTCTTTCTACTGAACAACTTGCCGAGATGGCGGGTTTGTCGGTCAGTCACTTTGAACGGCGGTTCCGGCATGCATTCGGGGCATCGCCACGTCAGTACTTGGTCCGCATCCGAGTAGAACACGCGGCGAAGTTGTTGAGGGAGACGCCCAAGACGGTTTCTGAAATCGCGCACTCTTGTGGTTTCTATGACCACGCGCACTTCAGTCGCAGTTTCCGCCGGATCATGAACTTGTCGCCGACGGAGTATCGCCGAAGTTGA
- a CDS encoding DUF1559 domain-containing protein yields the protein MKRPSNFRTGFTLVELLVVIAIIGVLVGLLLPAVQAAREAARRMSCSNNFKQVGLSMHNYHSAYKQLPLHGGGTSAGANDNQKHNRNAPFCNRDSLSAMVGLMPFMEQQAIWEVISNPYENDGSAGLTYLIPGHPWNSEVADYPPMGPAPRHVQYDPWVTTFPGLRCPSDPGTGLPAMGRTNYASCMGDSLYAINNGIFDAKDNDVATSGGNWQGSREDARASNRGFFVAHKKMKFRDILDGLSNTIAMGEIATDLGDGDSRTIAQGSGKPSDGQMRDNPSYCIDQAGWIDPTRPTFWSVASTSTTYGRGYRWADFHDVYGMMQTVLPPNKPLCDAGNGETGNFPPSSRHQGGCHVLMGDGAVKFITDSIEAGNSRAGAVWLKGSDARSPGSASPYGLWGALGTRANAEVISEEF from the coding sequence ATGAAGCGACCTTCTAATTTTCGAACTGGATTTACGTTAGTGGAGCTCCTGGTCGTGATTGCGATCATTGGGGTTCTTGTTGGTTTGCTGTTGCCGGCTGTGCAAGCCGCACGGGAAGCTGCTCGCCGAATGAGTTGCAGCAACAACTTCAAGCAGGTCGGGTTGTCGATGCACAACTATCATTCTGCGTACAAGCAACTGCCTTTGCATGGTGGCGGCACGTCGGCTGGGGCGAATGATAACCAAAAGCACAATCGGAACGCTCCGTTTTGCAATCGCGATTCGCTAAGTGCCATGGTTGGTTTGATGCCGTTTATGGAACAACAGGCAATTTGGGAAGTGATCTCGAATCCATATGAGAACGACGGTTCGGCTGGATTGACCTACTTGATCCCAGGGCATCCGTGGAATAGTGAAGTTGCCGATTATCCGCCAATGGGGCCAGCGCCTCGCCACGTCCAGTACGACCCCTGGGTGACCACCTTCCCAGGGCTGCGTTGCCCGAGTGACCCAGGCACGGGGCTACCTGCGATGGGCCGAACCAATTACGCCTCTTGCATGGGCGACAGCCTCTATGCGATCAATAATGGCATCTTTGATGCAAAGGACAATGACGTCGCCACGAGTGGTGGCAACTGGCAGGGGTCACGTGAGGACGCGAGAGCTTCGAATCGTGGGTTCTTCGTTGCCCACAAGAAAATGAAGTTCCGGGATATCCTTGACGGTTTGTCCAATACGATCGCAATGGGTGAAATTGCGACCGACCTGGGTGATGGCGACAGTCGTACGATTGCGCAGGGGTCCGGCAAGCCAAGCGATGGCCAGATGCGAGACAATCCAAGTTATTGCATCGACCAAGCCGGTTGGATTGATCCGACTCGGCCAACGTTTTGGAGTGTTGCTTCAACATCGACGACATATGGCCGCGGGTATCGTTGGGCTGATTTTCATGACGTTTACGGCATGATGCAAACGGTCCTGCCGCCGAACAAGCCACTCTGCGACGCCGGGAATGGTGAGACTGGGAATTTCCCACCGTCGAGCCGTCACCAGGGCGGTTGCCATGTCCTGATGGGCGATGGTGCGGTGAAGTTTATCACTGATTCGATTGAAGCTGGGAATTCGAGAGCGGGAGCTGTCTGGTTGAAAGGCTCGGACGCCCGCAGTCCCGGTTCGGCAAGTCCGTACGGCCTCTGGGGAGCACTTGGCACGCGAGCCAATGCGGAAGTTATCAGTGAAGAGTTCTAG